A region from the Hippoglossus hippoglossus isolate fHipHip1 chromosome 16, fHipHip1.pri, whole genome shotgun sequence genome encodes:
- the cmtm6 gene encoding CKLF-like MARVEL transmembrane domain-containing protein 6 yields MASEVYSVTTAPNPKSSWFQVPSERLDKRRFVVKVIEVIFSFVAFILEEVVSSCNSCFALYFFEFVSCTAFLFTLLLLVLLSTTLHARVGVACWASLDFWYTSLIAFLFLVSSIIFAADNNGTNLEKSAVVFGFMAMSAFFVDLFFFYRTSGFPFQKPQSGGGSPAGGEPQVETEKLNAAE; encoded by the exons ATGGCGTCTGAAGTTTATTCCGTCACGACGGCTCCGAACCCCAAATCTTCCTGGTTCCAGGTTCCATCGGAGCGTCTGGACAAACGCCGCTTCGTGGTCAAAGTCATTGAAGTG ATCTTCTCCTTCGTGGCCTTCATCCTGGAGGAGGTGGTCAGCAGCTGTAACAGCTGCTTCGCCCTCTACTTCTTTGAGTTTGTCAGCTGCACGGCGTTCCTcttcaccctgctgctgctcgtcctcctctccaccacccTGCACGCCAGGGTCGGCGTCGCCTGCTGGGCAAGTCTG gactTCTGGTACACCTCCCTCATCGCCTTCTTGTTTCTCGTCTCCTCCATCATTTTTGCGGCGGACAACAACGGAACGAATCTGGAGAAAAGTGCTGTG gtgttTGGTTTCATGGCGATGTCGGCGTTCTTCGTGgacctcttcttcttttacagAACCAGCGGATTTCCTTTTCAGAAGCCGCAGTCCGGTGGCGGCAGCCCCGCGGGGGGGGAGCCTCAAGTGGAGACGGAGAAACTCAACGCGGCAGAATGA